From the genome of Opisthocomus hoazin isolate bOpiHoa1 chromosome 8, bOpiHoa1.hap1, whole genome shotgun sequence, one region includes:
- the IL17RA gene encoding interleukin-17 receptor A isoform X1 translates to MAGAGPRRPPLPSLLLLVCLLPPAGAALRLLLGDAPPFTCSQPDLNCLVRNSTCMEVSWLQIPTWTPSAPSSLHVSSDIFCQMDGNLLPVLRIEWEVATDASIRYLRGAELAVMQVNSNQQMCAQFDFQNNLPLQVRPDGGRWNFTFDRFEVEPGQTYQVTVYHLPKLGVRGDYNCKSKSLTMPDCKDSLMKRTTPCIKTGSLWEPRIQGKSLDDTTLLVSFNPWMESARYQIHVASFLNEKKCKMITHDFTESGLQEQVNVTIKIERNIRACCNYKIQIQPFFVNCGTDCLRHSAFIPCSPAPSTNPSDDMIIWLYWCITGICVILVGSVIAGVICMTKKRAELTVTFFLPGHRRGKCNHNDMQTAAPYTDLPLPPLKPRKVWIVYSADHLLYVHVVMKFAEFLMTVCGTAVALDLLEDHQISELGPLPWLTRQKKEMEDLCSKIIILCSRGTQAKWQAMLGNEPVCLKQDQQKPMGDLFTPALNLILPDFKKPACFGMYIVCYFEGISSEKDIPDLFNVTSRYQLMDKFEDIYFRIQDLEKFEPGRIHRIREITAENYIDTPSGRKLKEAVQKFKNWQTEHPDWFESETVYLDNEEELQSLNREGQVDSLPSEPGGIVRHQLHLREPDPNCCYVINLHMDEGESGGCKMQPQLNPCGNSTSQTIVLPTDEAPLVQVVEPVSSMEDGNILGHHVLSNEDCMEGVPLLETSFPARNNIVLHDDSEVSAIDDQSPANLSGELRHHLNGLMYSLYQHSVIPSEPSLCQEEADEQHQLVFDDQHKDQRQSVQSDQGYISRCSPLPPDDLVEEEEEEEEEEDQEKQVVFHELSPEVLNNLKSLQQQLFFQDIQQSSDWGYPAEVTDAGQSLEDF, encoded by the exons GATTTAAACTGCCTTGTAAGAAAca GTACTTGCATGGAGGTGAGCTGGCTGCAGATTCCTACGTGGACTCCTTCTGCTCCAAGTAGTCTTCATGTCTCTTCTGACATTTTCTGTCAGATGGATGGAAACCTGCTCCCTGTGCTTCGGATAGAATGGGAAGTGGCCACTGATG CTAGCATCCGGTATCTCcgaggggcagagctggctgtgaTGCAGGTGAACAGCAATCAGCAGATGTGTGCTCAGTTTGACTTTCAGAACAACTTGCCACTTCAGGTCCGTCCGGACGGAGGCCGG TGGAATTTCACTTTTGACCGTTTTGAAGTGGAACCTGGCCAGACTTACCAAGTGACTGTCTACCACCTGCCCAAACTGGGTGTACGTGGAGACTACAATTGCAAGTCCAAGTCTCTCACAATGCCTG ACTGCAAGGACTCTCTGATGAAAAGGACCACCCCATGTATAAAGACAG GCAGCTTGTGGGAGCCCAGGATCCAAGGTAAAAGTCTAGATGATACAACTCTGCTTGTGAGCTTTAACCCATGGATGGAGTCAGCCCGATACCAAATTCATGTGGCCAGTTTCCTGAATGAGAAGAAGTGTAAAATGATCACACATGATTTCACTGAG AGTGGACTGCAAGAGCAAGTAAATGTCACAATCAAAATAGAGAGGAACATAAGAGCTTGCTGCAACTACAAAATACAG ATTCAGCCATTCTTTGTGAACTGTGGCACAGACTGTCTGAGACACTCTGCTTTCATCCCATGTTCACCAGCTCCAA GTACCAACCCATCAG ATGATATGATTATATGGCTCTACTGGTGTATCACGGGGATCTGTGTCATACTGGTGGGATCAGTCATAGCAGGTGTGATTTGTATGACCAAAAAACGAGCAG AACTGACGGTGACTTTCTTTCTTCCAGGACACCGGCGAGGGAAATGCAACCACAATGATATGCAAACTG cagcACCATATACTGACCTTCCTCTGCCACCCTTGAAGCCCCGAAAGGTTTGGATTGTGTACTCTGCTGATCACCTGCTGTACGTGCATGTGGTGATGAAGTTTGCTGAGTTTCTGATGACTGTCTGTGGCACTGCTGTAGCTTTAGATCTGCTAGAAGATCATCAGATCTCAGAGTTAGGGCCATTACCCTGGCTTACTCGACAGAAGAAGGAAATGGAAGACCTATGTTCAAAGATCATCATCTTATGTTCACGGGGCACCCAGGCCAAATGGCAGGCCATGCTTGGGAATGAGCCTGTGTGTCTCAAGCAAGATCAGCAAAAGCCAATGGGAGACCTGTTCACCCCAGCCTTGAATTTGATCCTGCCAGATTTCAAGAAGCCAGCCTGTTTTGGAATGTACATAGTCTGCTATTTTGAGGGGATAAGCAGTGAGAAAGATATACCTGATCTGTTCAACGTCACATCCAGGTACCAACTGATGGACAAGTTTGAGGATATTTATTTTCGGATTCAGGACTTGGAGAAGTTTGAACCTGGGCGCATCCATCGAATCCGggaaatcacagctgaaaattATATTGATACCCCTAGTGGGAGGAAGTTGAAAGAGGCAGTACAGAAGTTCAAGAACTggcaaacagagcacccagactGGTTTGAGAGTGAAACCGTCTACTTGGATAATGAAGAAGAGTTGCAATCCCTAAACAGAGAGGGCCAGGTGGATTCATTGCCAAGTGAACCGGGTGGAATTGTGAGACACCAGCTGCACCTACGGGAGCCTGACCCAAACTGCTGTTACGTGATCAACCTCCACATGGATGAAGGTGAAAGTGGGGGCTGTAAAATGCAACCTCAACTTAATCCATGTGGGAATTCAACTTCTCAGACTATTGTCCTTCCTACGGATGAGGCTCCTCTAGTTCAGGTAGTGGAGCCAGTGTCTTCCATGGAAGATGGAAATATACTTGGTCATCATGTGCTGAGTAATGAGGACTGTATGGAAGGAGTTCCTCTTCTGGAGACAAGCTTTCCAGCAAGGAATAACATCGTCCTCCACGATGACTCTGAAGTTTCAGCGATAGACGACCAGAGTCCTGCAAACCTCTCAGGTGAACTGAGGCACCATCTGAATGGACTCATGTACTCTCTTTATCAGCACAGTGTCATTCCTTCTGAGCCATCTCTCTGCCAAGAGGAGGCTGACGAACAACACCAGTTGGTCTTTGATGACCAGCACAAAGACCAAAGACAGTCAGTGCAGTCAGACCAGGGCTACATCTCTAGATGTTCTCCTCTGCCTCCTGATGAccttgtggaggaggaggaggaagaggaggaggaggaggatcaggAAAAACAGGTGGTCTTCCATGAACTCTCTCCAGAGGTCTTAAACAATCTAAAGAGCCTCCAACAGCAGCTGTTTTTCCAGGACATTCAACAGAGCTCTGACTGGGGCTATCCAGCTGAGGTGACGGATGCTGGCCAGTCTTTGGAGGACTTTTAG
- the IL17RA gene encoding interleukin-17 receptor A isoform X6 — MAGAGPRRPPLPSLLLLVCLLPPAGAALRLLLGDAPPFTCSQPDLNCLVRNSTCMEVSWLQIPTWTPSAPSSLHVSSDIFCQMDGNLLPVLRIEWEVATDASIRYLRGAELAVMQVNSNQQMCAQFDFQNNLPLQVRPDGGRWNFTFDRFEVEPGQTYQVTVYHLPKLGVRGDYNCKSKSLTMPDCKDSLMKRTTPCIKTGSLWEPRIQGKSLDDTTLLVSFNPWMESARYQIHVASFLNEKKCKMITHDFTESGLQEQVNVTIKIERNIRACCNYKIQIQPFFVNCGTDCLRHSAFIPCSPAPSTNPSGHRRGKCNHNDMQTAPYTDLPLPPLKPRKVWIVYSADHLLYVHVVMKFAEFLMTVCGTAVALDLLEDHQISELGPLPWLTRQKKEMEDLCSKIIILCSRGTQAKWQAMLGNEPVCLKQDQQKPMGDLFTPALNLILPDFKKPACFGMYIVCYFEGISSEKDIPDLFNVTSRYQLMDKFEDIYFRIQDLEKFEPGRIHRIREITAENYIDTPSGRKLKEAVQKFKNWQTEHPDWFESETVYLDNEEELQSLNREGQVDSLPSEPGGIVRHQLHLREPDPNCCYVINLHMDEGESGGCKMQPQLNPCGNSTSQTIVLPTDEAPLVQVVEPVSSMEDGNILGHHVLSNEDCMEGVPLLETSFPARNNIVLHDDSEVSAIDDQSPANLSGELRHHLNGLMYSLYQHSVIPSEPSLCQEEADEQHQLVFDDQHKDQRQSVQSDQGYISRCSPLPPDDLVEEEEEEEEEEDQEKQVVFHELSPEVLNNLKSLQQQLFFQDIQQSSDWGYPAEVTDAGQSLEDF; from the exons GATTTAAACTGCCTTGTAAGAAAca GTACTTGCATGGAGGTGAGCTGGCTGCAGATTCCTACGTGGACTCCTTCTGCTCCAAGTAGTCTTCATGTCTCTTCTGACATTTTCTGTCAGATGGATGGAAACCTGCTCCCTGTGCTTCGGATAGAATGGGAAGTGGCCACTGATG CTAGCATCCGGTATCTCcgaggggcagagctggctgtgaTGCAGGTGAACAGCAATCAGCAGATGTGTGCTCAGTTTGACTTTCAGAACAACTTGCCACTTCAGGTCCGTCCGGACGGAGGCCGG TGGAATTTCACTTTTGACCGTTTTGAAGTGGAACCTGGCCAGACTTACCAAGTGACTGTCTACCACCTGCCCAAACTGGGTGTACGTGGAGACTACAATTGCAAGTCCAAGTCTCTCACAATGCCTG ACTGCAAGGACTCTCTGATGAAAAGGACCACCCCATGTATAAAGACAG GCAGCTTGTGGGAGCCCAGGATCCAAGGTAAAAGTCTAGATGATACAACTCTGCTTGTGAGCTTTAACCCATGGATGGAGTCAGCCCGATACCAAATTCATGTGGCCAGTTTCCTGAATGAGAAGAAGTGTAAAATGATCACACATGATTTCACTGAG AGTGGACTGCAAGAGCAAGTAAATGTCACAATCAAAATAGAGAGGAACATAAGAGCTTGCTGCAACTACAAAATACAG ATTCAGCCATTCTTTGTGAACTGTGGCACAGACTGTCTGAGACACTCTGCTTTCATCCCATGTTCACCAGCTCCAA GTACCAACCCATCAG GACACCGGCGAGGGAAATGCAACCACAATGATATGCAAACTG cACCATATACTGACCTTCCTCTGCCACCCTTGAAGCCCCGAAAGGTTTGGATTGTGTACTCTGCTGATCACCTGCTGTACGTGCATGTGGTGATGAAGTTTGCTGAGTTTCTGATGACTGTCTGTGGCACTGCTGTAGCTTTAGATCTGCTAGAAGATCATCAGATCTCAGAGTTAGGGCCATTACCCTGGCTTACTCGACAGAAGAAGGAAATGGAAGACCTATGTTCAAAGATCATCATCTTATGTTCACGGGGCACCCAGGCCAAATGGCAGGCCATGCTTGGGAATGAGCCTGTGTGTCTCAAGCAAGATCAGCAAAAGCCAATGGGAGACCTGTTCACCCCAGCCTTGAATTTGATCCTGCCAGATTTCAAGAAGCCAGCCTGTTTTGGAATGTACATAGTCTGCTATTTTGAGGGGATAAGCAGTGAGAAAGATATACCTGATCTGTTCAACGTCACATCCAGGTACCAACTGATGGACAAGTTTGAGGATATTTATTTTCGGATTCAGGACTTGGAGAAGTTTGAACCTGGGCGCATCCATCGAATCCGggaaatcacagctgaaaattATATTGATACCCCTAGTGGGAGGAAGTTGAAAGAGGCAGTACAGAAGTTCAAGAACTggcaaacagagcacccagactGGTTTGAGAGTGAAACCGTCTACTTGGATAATGAAGAAGAGTTGCAATCCCTAAACAGAGAGGGCCAGGTGGATTCATTGCCAAGTGAACCGGGTGGAATTGTGAGACACCAGCTGCACCTACGGGAGCCTGACCCAAACTGCTGTTACGTGATCAACCTCCACATGGATGAAGGTGAAAGTGGGGGCTGTAAAATGCAACCTCAACTTAATCCATGTGGGAATTCAACTTCTCAGACTATTGTCCTTCCTACGGATGAGGCTCCTCTAGTTCAGGTAGTGGAGCCAGTGTCTTCCATGGAAGATGGAAATATACTTGGTCATCATGTGCTGAGTAATGAGGACTGTATGGAAGGAGTTCCTCTTCTGGAGACAAGCTTTCCAGCAAGGAATAACATCGTCCTCCACGATGACTCTGAAGTTTCAGCGATAGACGACCAGAGTCCTGCAAACCTCTCAGGTGAACTGAGGCACCATCTGAATGGACTCATGTACTCTCTTTATCAGCACAGTGTCATTCCTTCTGAGCCATCTCTCTGCCAAGAGGAGGCTGACGAACAACACCAGTTGGTCTTTGATGACCAGCACAAAGACCAAAGACAGTCAGTGCAGTCAGACCAGGGCTACATCTCTAGATGTTCTCCTCTGCCTCCTGATGAccttgtggaggaggaggaggaagaggaggaggaggaggatcaggAAAAACAGGTGGTCTTCCATGAACTCTCTCCAGAGGTCTTAAACAATCTAAAGAGCCTCCAACAGCAGCTGTTTTTCCAGGACATTCAACAGAGCTCTGACTGGGGCTATCCAGCTGAGGTGACGGATGCTGGCCAGTCTTTGGAGGACTTTTAG
- the IL17RA gene encoding interleukin-17 receptor A isoform X5, producing the protein MAGAGPRRPPLPSLLLLVCLLPPAGAALRLLLGDAPPFTCSQPDLNCLVRNSTCMEVSWLQIPTWTPSAPSSLHVSSDIFCQMDGNLLPVLRIEWEVATDASIRYLRGAELAVMQVNSNQQMCAQFDFQNNLPLQVRPDGGRWNFTFDRFEVEPGQTYQVTVYHLPKLGVRGDYNCKSKSLTMPDCKDSLMKRTTPCIKTGSLWEPRIQGKSLDDTTLLVSFNPWMESARYQIHVASFLNEKKCKMITHDFTESGLQEQVNVTIKIERNIRACCNYKIQIQPFFVNCGTDCLRHSAFIPCSPAPSTNPSGHRRGKCNHNDMQTAAPYTDLPLPPLKPRKVWIVYSADHLLYVHVVMKFAEFLMTVCGTAVALDLLEDHQISELGPLPWLTRQKKEMEDLCSKIIILCSRGTQAKWQAMLGNEPVCLKQDQQKPMGDLFTPALNLILPDFKKPACFGMYIVCYFEGISSEKDIPDLFNVTSRYQLMDKFEDIYFRIQDLEKFEPGRIHRIREITAENYIDTPSGRKLKEAVQKFKNWQTEHPDWFESETVYLDNEEELQSLNREGQVDSLPSEPGGIVRHQLHLREPDPNCCYVINLHMDEGESGGCKMQPQLNPCGNSTSQTIVLPTDEAPLVQVVEPVSSMEDGNILGHHVLSNEDCMEGVPLLETSFPARNNIVLHDDSEVSAIDDQSPANLSGELRHHLNGLMYSLYQHSVIPSEPSLCQEEADEQHQLVFDDQHKDQRQSVQSDQGYISRCSPLPPDDLVEEEEEEEEEEDQEKQVVFHELSPEVLNNLKSLQQQLFFQDIQQSSDWGYPAEVTDAGQSLEDF; encoded by the exons GATTTAAACTGCCTTGTAAGAAAca GTACTTGCATGGAGGTGAGCTGGCTGCAGATTCCTACGTGGACTCCTTCTGCTCCAAGTAGTCTTCATGTCTCTTCTGACATTTTCTGTCAGATGGATGGAAACCTGCTCCCTGTGCTTCGGATAGAATGGGAAGTGGCCACTGATG CTAGCATCCGGTATCTCcgaggggcagagctggctgtgaTGCAGGTGAACAGCAATCAGCAGATGTGTGCTCAGTTTGACTTTCAGAACAACTTGCCACTTCAGGTCCGTCCGGACGGAGGCCGG TGGAATTTCACTTTTGACCGTTTTGAAGTGGAACCTGGCCAGACTTACCAAGTGACTGTCTACCACCTGCCCAAACTGGGTGTACGTGGAGACTACAATTGCAAGTCCAAGTCTCTCACAATGCCTG ACTGCAAGGACTCTCTGATGAAAAGGACCACCCCATGTATAAAGACAG GCAGCTTGTGGGAGCCCAGGATCCAAGGTAAAAGTCTAGATGATACAACTCTGCTTGTGAGCTTTAACCCATGGATGGAGTCAGCCCGATACCAAATTCATGTGGCCAGTTTCCTGAATGAGAAGAAGTGTAAAATGATCACACATGATTTCACTGAG AGTGGACTGCAAGAGCAAGTAAATGTCACAATCAAAATAGAGAGGAACATAAGAGCTTGCTGCAACTACAAAATACAG ATTCAGCCATTCTTTGTGAACTGTGGCACAGACTGTCTGAGACACTCTGCTTTCATCCCATGTTCACCAGCTCCAA GTACCAACCCATCAG GACACCGGCGAGGGAAATGCAACCACAATGATATGCAAACTG cagcACCATATACTGACCTTCCTCTGCCACCCTTGAAGCCCCGAAAGGTTTGGATTGTGTACTCTGCTGATCACCTGCTGTACGTGCATGTGGTGATGAAGTTTGCTGAGTTTCTGATGACTGTCTGTGGCACTGCTGTAGCTTTAGATCTGCTAGAAGATCATCAGATCTCAGAGTTAGGGCCATTACCCTGGCTTACTCGACAGAAGAAGGAAATGGAAGACCTATGTTCAAAGATCATCATCTTATGTTCACGGGGCACCCAGGCCAAATGGCAGGCCATGCTTGGGAATGAGCCTGTGTGTCTCAAGCAAGATCAGCAAAAGCCAATGGGAGACCTGTTCACCCCAGCCTTGAATTTGATCCTGCCAGATTTCAAGAAGCCAGCCTGTTTTGGAATGTACATAGTCTGCTATTTTGAGGGGATAAGCAGTGAGAAAGATATACCTGATCTGTTCAACGTCACATCCAGGTACCAACTGATGGACAAGTTTGAGGATATTTATTTTCGGATTCAGGACTTGGAGAAGTTTGAACCTGGGCGCATCCATCGAATCCGggaaatcacagctgaaaattATATTGATACCCCTAGTGGGAGGAAGTTGAAAGAGGCAGTACAGAAGTTCAAGAACTggcaaacagagcacccagactGGTTTGAGAGTGAAACCGTCTACTTGGATAATGAAGAAGAGTTGCAATCCCTAAACAGAGAGGGCCAGGTGGATTCATTGCCAAGTGAACCGGGTGGAATTGTGAGACACCAGCTGCACCTACGGGAGCCTGACCCAAACTGCTGTTACGTGATCAACCTCCACATGGATGAAGGTGAAAGTGGGGGCTGTAAAATGCAACCTCAACTTAATCCATGTGGGAATTCAACTTCTCAGACTATTGTCCTTCCTACGGATGAGGCTCCTCTAGTTCAGGTAGTGGAGCCAGTGTCTTCCATGGAAGATGGAAATATACTTGGTCATCATGTGCTGAGTAATGAGGACTGTATGGAAGGAGTTCCTCTTCTGGAGACAAGCTTTCCAGCAAGGAATAACATCGTCCTCCACGATGACTCTGAAGTTTCAGCGATAGACGACCAGAGTCCTGCAAACCTCTCAGGTGAACTGAGGCACCATCTGAATGGACTCATGTACTCTCTTTATCAGCACAGTGTCATTCCTTCTGAGCCATCTCTCTGCCAAGAGGAGGCTGACGAACAACACCAGTTGGTCTTTGATGACCAGCACAAAGACCAAAGACAGTCAGTGCAGTCAGACCAGGGCTACATCTCTAGATGTTCTCCTCTGCCTCCTGATGAccttgtggaggaggaggaggaagaggaggaggaggaggatcaggAAAAACAGGTGGTCTTCCATGAACTCTCTCCAGAGGTCTTAAACAATCTAAAGAGCCTCCAACAGCAGCTGTTTTTCCAGGACATTCAACAGAGCTCTGACTGGGGCTATCCAGCTGAGGTGACGGATGCTGGCCAGTCTTTGGAGGACTTTTAG
- the IL17RA gene encoding interleukin-17 receptor A isoform X3 produces the protein MAGAGPRRPPLPSLLLLVCLLPPAGAALRLLLGDAPPFTCSQPDLNCLVRNSTCMEVSWLQIPTWTPSAPSSLHVSSDIFCQMDGNLLPVLRIEWEVATDASIRYLRGAELAVMQVNSNQQMCAQFDFQNNLPLQVRPDGGRWNFTFDRFEVEPGQTYQVTVYHLPKLGVRGDYNCKSKSLTMPDCKDSLMKRTTPCIKTGSLWEPRIQGKSLDDTTLLVSFNPWMESARYQIHVASFLNEKKCKMITHDFTESGLQEQVNVTIKIERNIRACCNYKIQIQPFFVNCGTDCLRHSAFIPCSPAPSTNPSDDMIIWLYWCITGICVILVGSVIAGVICMTKKRAGHRRGKCNHNDMQTAAPYTDLPLPPLKPRKVWIVYSADHLLYVHVVMKFAEFLMTVCGTAVALDLLEDHQISELGPLPWLTRQKKEMEDLCSKIIILCSRGTQAKWQAMLGNEPVCLKQDQQKPMGDLFTPALNLILPDFKKPACFGMYIVCYFEGISSEKDIPDLFNVTSRYQLMDKFEDIYFRIQDLEKFEPGRIHRIREITAENYIDTPSGRKLKEAVQKFKNWQTEHPDWFESETVYLDNEEELQSLNREGQVDSLPSEPGGIVRHQLHLREPDPNCCYVINLHMDEGESGGCKMQPQLNPCGNSTSQTIVLPTDEAPLVQVVEPVSSMEDGNILGHHVLSNEDCMEGVPLLETSFPARNNIVLHDDSEVSAIDDQSPANLSGELRHHLNGLMYSLYQHSVIPSEPSLCQEEADEQHQLVFDDQHKDQRQSVQSDQGYISRCSPLPPDDLVEEEEEEEEEEDQEKQVVFHELSPEVLNNLKSLQQQLFFQDIQQSSDWGYPAEVTDAGQSLEDF, from the exons GATTTAAACTGCCTTGTAAGAAAca GTACTTGCATGGAGGTGAGCTGGCTGCAGATTCCTACGTGGACTCCTTCTGCTCCAAGTAGTCTTCATGTCTCTTCTGACATTTTCTGTCAGATGGATGGAAACCTGCTCCCTGTGCTTCGGATAGAATGGGAAGTGGCCACTGATG CTAGCATCCGGTATCTCcgaggggcagagctggctgtgaTGCAGGTGAACAGCAATCAGCAGATGTGTGCTCAGTTTGACTTTCAGAACAACTTGCCACTTCAGGTCCGTCCGGACGGAGGCCGG TGGAATTTCACTTTTGACCGTTTTGAAGTGGAACCTGGCCAGACTTACCAAGTGACTGTCTACCACCTGCCCAAACTGGGTGTACGTGGAGACTACAATTGCAAGTCCAAGTCTCTCACAATGCCTG ACTGCAAGGACTCTCTGATGAAAAGGACCACCCCATGTATAAAGACAG GCAGCTTGTGGGAGCCCAGGATCCAAGGTAAAAGTCTAGATGATACAACTCTGCTTGTGAGCTTTAACCCATGGATGGAGTCAGCCCGATACCAAATTCATGTGGCCAGTTTCCTGAATGAGAAGAAGTGTAAAATGATCACACATGATTTCACTGAG AGTGGACTGCAAGAGCAAGTAAATGTCACAATCAAAATAGAGAGGAACATAAGAGCTTGCTGCAACTACAAAATACAG ATTCAGCCATTCTTTGTGAACTGTGGCACAGACTGTCTGAGACACTCTGCTTTCATCCCATGTTCACCAGCTCCAA GTACCAACCCATCAG ATGATATGATTATATGGCTCTACTGGTGTATCACGGGGATCTGTGTCATACTGGTGGGATCAGTCATAGCAGGTGTGATTTGTATGACCAAAAAACGAGCAG GACACCGGCGAGGGAAATGCAACCACAATGATATGCAAACTG cagcACCATATACTGACCTTCCTCTGCCACCCTTGAAGCCCCGAAAGGTTTGGATTGTGTACTCTGCTGATCACCTGCTGTACGTGCATGTGGTGATGAAGTTTGCTGAGTTTCTGATGACTGTCTGTGGCACTGCTGTAGCTTTAGATCTGCTAGAAGATCATCAGATCTCAGAGTTAGGGCCATTACCCTGGCTTACTCGACAGAAGAAGGAAATGGAAGACCTATGTTCAAAGATCATCATCTTATGTTCACGGGGCACCCAGGCCAAATGGCAGGCCATGCTTGGGAATGAGCCTGTGTGTCTCAAGCAAGATCAGCAAAAGCCAATGGGAGACCTGTTCACCCCAGCCTTGAATTTGATCCTGCCAGATTTCAAGAAGCCAGCCTGTTTTGGAATGTACATAGTCTGCTATTTTGAGGGGATAAGCAGTGAGAAAGATATACCTGATCTGTTCAACGTCACATCCAGGTACCAACTGATGGACAAGTTTGAGGATATTTATTTTCGGATTCAGGACTTGGAGAAGTTTGAACCTGGGCGCATCCATCGAATCCGggaaatcacagctgaaaattATATTGATACCCCTAGTGGGAGGAAGTTGAAAGAGGCAGTACAGAAGTTCAAGAACTggcaaacagagcacccagactGGTTTGAGAGTGAAACCGTCTACTTGGATAATGAAGAAGAGTTGCAATCCCTAAACAGAGAGGGCCAGGTGGATTCATTGCCAAGTGAACCGGGTGGAATTGTGAGACACCAGCTGCACCTACGGGAGCCTGACCCAAACTGCTGTTACGTGATCAACCTCCACATGGATGAAGGTGAAAGTGGGGGCTGTAAAATGCAACCTCAACTTAATCCATGTGGGAATTCAACTTCTCAGACTATTGTCCTTCCTACGGATGAGGCTCCTCTAGTTCAGGTAGTGGAGCCAGTGTCTTCCATGGAAGATGGAAATATACTTGGTCATCATGTGCTGAGTAATGAGGACTGTATGGAAGGAGTTCCTCTTCTGGAGACAAGCTTTCCAGCAAGGAATAACATCGTCCTCCACGATGACTCTGAAGTTTCAGCGATAGACGACCAGAGTCCTGCAAACCTCTCAGGTGAACTGAGGCACCATCTGAATGGACTCATGTACTCTCTTTATCAGCACAGTGTCATTCCTTCTGAGCCATCTCTCTGCCAAGAGGAGGCTGACGAACAACACCAGTTGGTCTTTGATGACCAGCACAAAGACCAAAGACAGTCAGTGCAGTCAGACCAGGGCTACATCTCTAGATGTTCTCCTCTGCCTCCTGATGAccttgtggaggaggaggaggaagaggaggaggaggaggatcaggAAAAACAGGTGGTCTTCCATGAACTCTCTCCAGAGGTCTTAAACAATCTAAAGAGCCTCCAACAGCAGCTGTTTTTCCAGGACATTCAACAGAGCTCTGACTGGGGCTATCCAGCTGAGGTGACGGATGCTGGCCAGTCTTTGGAGGACTTTTAG